A genomic stretch from Telmatocola sphagniphila includes:
- a CDS encoding prenyltransferase/squalene oxidase repeat-containing protein, with product MSSLGYLQKLTADLVDGVDRLPAAFRERHINWLTANQNPDGGFSGREGGSDLYYTGFGLRSLAILQGLTPTICEKAGGFLKSKLNQPASVIDLFSLLVGSFLVRLGGYDVFAEAPADWPERVAQSLEQFRTADGGYAKTPDASYGSTYHSFLVALAIELLEKPIPNIEALVEFTRQRRRDDGGYVEIPAMRRCGTNPTAAGVGLLQIANALDDSSRNLVIDFLFRLVGEFEGGFRANDRIPTADLLSTFTASWTLAQLGAKDRIDVANVVAYAQSLESSTGGFKGGLWDTALDVEYTFYGIGVMGLFA from the coding sequence ATGAGCTCGCTAGGATACCTGCAAAAATTGACGGCGGATTTAGTCGATGGGGTAGATCGGCTTCCCGCCGCTTTTCGGGAAAGGCACATAAATTGGCTGACTGCCAACCAGAATCCCGATGGCGGTTTCAGTGGCCGCGAAGGGGGCTCCGATCTCTACTACACCGGTTTCGGCTTACGCAGCTTAGCCATTTTGCAGGGACTAACTCCCACGATTTGTGAAAAAGCGGGTGGCTTCCTCAAATCCAAATTGAATCAGCCCGCCAGTGTCATCGATCTTTTTAGTCTGCTCGTCGGTTCTTTCCTGGTCCGGCTCGGCGGCTACGATGTGTTTGCCGAAGCCCCCGCCGACTGGCCCGAACGGGTGGCCCAAAGCCTCGAACAATTTCGTACCGCCGACGGCGGTTACGCCAAAACGCCCGACGCCAGCTACGGCAGTACCTACCATTCCTTTCTGGTGGCCCTGGCGATTGAACTGCTCGAGAAGCCGATCCCCAATATTGAAGCCCTGGTCGAGTTCACTCGTCAGCGTCGACGGGACGATGGCGGCTACGTTGAAATCCCGGCCATGCGTCGCTGCGGGACCAACCCGACGGCGGCCGGGGTGGGCCTACTGCAAATCGCGAATGCTCTGGATGACTCTTCGCGAAACCTCGTGATTGATTTTCTCTTCCGATTAGTTGGGGAATTCGAAGGCGGTTTCCGGGCGAATGACCGCATCCCCACGGCCGATCTGCTCTCGACCTTCACGGCGTCCTGGACACTGGCCCAGTTGGGAGCCAAAGATCGCATCGACGTGGCCAACGTGGTCGCTTACGCGCAGTCGCTGGAAAGTTCCACCGGCGGTTTCAAAGGCGGCCTCTGGGATACCGCTCTCGATGTGGAATATACGTTCTATGGGATTGGTGTGATGGGATTGTTTGCCTGA
- the fmt gene encoding methionyl-tRNA formyltransferase: MNPIRIVMMGTGTFAEPTLEHLLQGPDPVVGVFTQPDRETGVKRGSTRQVGRGMKEIAAEKNVPVFQPESINSPEGVALLKDLNPDLLVVAAYGQILSKEVLGLPSIGAINVHASLLPKYRGAAPIAWAIYHGEAETGVTIIRMSVGLDAGNMLAQKSVLIQPMETAGELEARLAPIGAQMALDVIAQMKQGPVVGTPQDKALVTKAPKLKKEDGLIDWNRPAEAVARQIQAMQPWPTAYTFLHREGKEPMRVMIARCVLTEGHGEPSTLFSPDGKKLVVHCSPGALEILELQPAGKKKMNPSDFLRGHPIQKTDRFGCQDLFAA; the protein is encoded by the coding sequence ATGAACCCCATTCGTATCGTGATGATGGGCACCGGCACCTTTGCCGAGCCCACCCTGGAACATCTTCTGCAAGGTCCCGATCCAGTCGTTGGGGTGTTCACTCAGCCCGACCGCGAAACCGGCGTCAAGCGCGGTTCCACGCGGCAGGTCGGCCGCGGCATGAAAGAAATCGCTGCCGAGAAGAATGTACCAGTCTTTCAACCGGAGAGCATCAATAGTCCGGAAGGGGTGGCTCTGCTGAAAGATTTGAATCCCGATCTTTTAGTCGTCGCGGCCTACGGTCAGATTCTTTCCAAGGAAGTCCTGGGCCTGCCCTCCATCGGGGCGATCAACGTTCATGCCTCTCTGTTGCCTAAGTATCGTGGGGCCGCCCCTATCGCCTGGGCCATCTATCACGGCGAGGCGGAAACCGGCGTCACCATTATCCGCATGTCGGTCGGACTGGATGCCGGGAATATGCTGGCTCAGAAATCGGTCCTCATTCAACCCATGGAAACCGCCGGGGAACTGGAAGCCCGCCTCGCCCCCATCGGCGCACAAATGGCTCTGGATGTCATCGCTCAGATGAAGCAGGGACCCGTGGTGGGCACGCCGCAGGATAAAGCCCTGGTGACCAAGGCGCCCAAGCTGAAGAAAGAAGATGGTTTAATCGACTGGAATCGCCCGGCGGAAGCGGTGGCCCGGCAGATCCAGGCCATGCAGCCCTGGCCGACGGCGTACACGTTTCTGCATCGCGAAGGTAAAGAACCGATGCGGGTGATGATTGCGCGGTGTGTCCTTACCGAAGGTCACGGCGAGCCGAGCACGCTTTTTTCCCCGGATGGAAAAAAGTTAGTTGTGCATTGCAGTCCCGGCGCTTTGGAAATTCTCGAATTGCAACCGGCGGGGAAAAAGAAAATGAACCCTTCCGATTTTCTGCGCGGCCATCCCATTCAGAAAACCGACCGCTTCGGCTGTCAGGATTTGTTCGCTGCTTAG
- a CDS encoding thioredoxin family protein translates to MKFSRTAIFLACTGFCVGLTGCAKQEVASTPSQRVVTSEPKDLPAKTSSESTPEKATAAVPPSAKDAGVKPNKEAAPEKASTGDAPFYTVAHYDEMRNPAKDLEDTIQRAKKENKRILVQVGGDWCPWCKILTAFLEKTPALNKVLTDNFLLMKVTWTEEQHNEEFLSKYPAIKGYPHIYVLDTDGKLLKSKNTDELEKGSSYSEEAILKFLTEWTKK, encoded by the coding sequence ATGAAGTTTTCAAGAACGGCGATTTTCCTGGCCTGTACTGGCTTCTGCGTAGGACTGACGGGCTGTGCTAAACAGGAGGTGGCCTCTACACCCTCCCAGCGCGTTGTGACAAGTGAGCCGAAAGACTTGCCAGCCAAGACCAGCAGCGAAAGCACGCCTGAGAAAGCCACTGCCGCGGTTCCCCCGAGTGCCAAGGACGCGGGAGTTAAGCCGAATAAGGAAGCCGCCCCGGAGAAAGCCTCGACGGGCGATGCCCCCTTTTATACCGTGGCTCATTACGATGAAATGCGCAACCCCGCCAAAGATCTCGAAGACACGATTCAACGTGCCAAGAAAGAAAACAAACGGATTCTGGTGCAGGTCGGCGGCGACTGGTGCCCATGGTGCAAGATCTTGACTGCCTTCCTCGAAAAGACTCCAGCGTTAAATAAAGTTTTGACCGATAATTTCCTCTTGATGAAAGTGACCTGGACGGAAGAACAGCATAACGAGGAATTCCTTTCCAAGTATCCCGCGATCAAAGGCTACCCGCATATCTACGTTCTCGACACCGACGGCAAACTTCTGAAATCCAAAAACACGGACGAATTGGAAAAAGGAAGCAGCTATAGTGAAGAAGCGATTCTGAAATTCCTGACGGAATGGACGAAGAAATAA
- a CDS encoding transglutaminase family protein produces MLRIDHETRLSYSEAVIESVIEVRMTPPSNEDQTILGHKIRISPSAALTIFRDGFGNQAQLFSVVPPHSEVLIQAATCVRVHRRDPRKILSGAPWPIDQNLSVEAVEFLRPSPLTEPCDSLRAFAAELPKLPGTLLDAVQLLLDTVRARLNYTKQVTDASTPVSKALELGQGVCQDFSHLFIAASRQLGLPARYVSGYVNEPGEIATHAWCQIWAGAGVGWVDVDPTRKIFCGNDHILTAVGRDFSDVPPNKGVWKGAGAKETISVLVNVQKIDRVPTELTELASPAWTSTSAEQVGTNNRAFFHQQRRIIYRQQQSQQQQ; encoded by the coding sequence ATGCTCCGAATCGATCATGAAACTCGGTTGAGTTATTCCGAAGCGGTTATCGAGTCGGTCATTGAAGTGCGGATGACTCCGCCTTCTAACGAAGATCAGACTATTTTGGGGCATAAGATCCGCATCTCCCCGAGTGCCGCTCTGACGATCTTCCGGGACGGCTTCGGGAACCAGGCGCAGCTGTTTAGCGTGGTGCCGCCGCACAGTGAGGTTTTAATTCAAGCGGCCACTTGCGTCCGGGTCCATCGTCGCGACCCGCGAAAAATCCTGTCCGGTGCTCCGTGGCCGATCGACCAGAATCTCTCGGTAGAAGCAGTCGAATTTCTTCGCCCCAGCCCGTTAACCGAACCGTGTGATTCACTGCGGGCCTTCGCGGCCGAGTTACCTAAACTTCCCGGCACCCTTTTGGACGCCGTGCAGCTTCTGCTCGATACCGTTCGGGCACGACTAAATTATACCAAGCAGGTGACCGATGCTTCCACACCTGTTTCCAAAGCTCTGGAATTGGGACAGGGGGTCTGCCAGGATTTCTCGCACCTGTTCATCGCCGCAAGCCGGCAGCTCGGCCTGCCCGCCCGCTATGTGAGCGGCTACGTGAACGAACCGGGGGAGATTGCCACGCACGCCTGGTGCCAGATCTGGGCGGGGGCCGGGGTGGGCTGGGTCGATGTCGATCCGACCCGGAAGATTTTCTGCGGCAACGATCATATCCTGACGGCGGTCGGCCGCGATTTCAGCGATGTGCCGCCGAACAAGGGAGTCTGGAAAGGCGCCGGAGCTAAAGAAACGATCTCGGTTCTGGTGAACGTGCAAAAGATCGACCGGGTGCCTACGGAACTGACTGAATTGGCCTCTCCGGCCTGGACCAGCACCAGTGCGGAACAGGTGGGAACCAACAACCGGGCGTTCTTTCATCAGCAGCGCCGGATCATTTATCGCCAGCAGCAGAGCCAGCAGCAGCAGTGA
- the trhO gene encoding oxygen-dependent tRNA uridine(34) hydroxylase TrhO, whose product MPAVINISAYKFAPLTDLKTLRQQLIADCRAWGLKGTILLSTEGINLFVAGLAADIDRLLASLRSVPGLEMLEPKISESEDQPFTRMLVKIKKEIIAFGVPGIDPARQPAPRISATELKRWLDEGRAVTLLDTRNDFEVHLGTFRNALPIGIQHFRDFPAAIDKLPRPSAEQPMVTFCTGGIRCEKAAPFLLQQGFQHVYQLDGGILKYFEECGSEHYDGECFVFDKRVGLATDLEETGRGLCFVCQRVLSAEEVADPHYVEGVSCPHCFRTPQEQQELTLAEHRLRLKQVTAPLPGSVPKDNYRPLKIHARHDGWQILEFLCDVLGHLPREEWQSRCAAGNVVDAEHRPVVETQIVHPGEQYYTCERLQIEPEVNGDIGILYEDAALIVLNKPVPLPMHPSGRFNRNTLQSILREVYAPQKPRPAHRLDANTSGVAVFTRKASFAQILQPQFERGEVQKVYLARVQGTPMAKHFECRAAIGTSTGHCGARIIDEENGLPAHTEFELSRSFEDGTTLLKVTPYTGRTNQIRVHLWYLGLPIVGDPMYRPNRELGEVQTLGRDDQPLCLHAWKLTFTHPQDQKLVTFEAPPPGWGE is encoded by the coding sequence GTGCCAGCAGTGATCAACATATCGGCTTATAAATTCGCTCCGCTGACGGATCTGAAAACTCTGCGCCAACAACTGATTGCCGATTGCCGGGCCTGGGGACTTAAAGGAACCATTCTTTTAAGCACCGAAGGAATCAATCTCTTTGTCGCCGGGCTGGCCGCCGATATCGACCGGCTGTTGGCCTCGCTCCGCTCCGTTCCCGGTCTGGAAATGCTGGAACCCAAAATCAGTGAAAGCGAAGATCAGCCGTTCACGCGGATGCTGGTGAAGATAAAGAAAGAGATTATCGCTTTTGGGGTTCCCGGCATCGATCCGGCCCGTCAGCCGGCGCCGCGAATTTCCGCGACGGAATTAAAACGCTGGCTGGATGAAGGACGGGCCGTGACGCTGTTGGATACCCGAAACGATTTCGAAGTGCATCTCGGAACATTCCGCAATGCGCTACCCATCGGTATTCAACATTTTCGCGATTTTCCCGCGGCCATCGATAAACTGCCGCGACCCTCGGCCGAGCAGCCGATGGTCACCTTCTGTACCGGTGGAATTCGCTGCGAAAAAGCGGCCCCCTTTCTTCTGCAACAGGGCTTTCAACACGTCTATCAACTTGACGGCGGCATCCTGAAATACTTCGAGGAGTGTGGCAGCGAACACTATGACGGGGAATGTTTTGTTTTCGATAAGCGTGTCGGTCTGGCGACCGATCTCGAAGAAACCGGCCGCGGCCTCTGCTTCGTCTGCCAGCGCGTACTCTCGGCCGAGGAGGTGGCCGACCCGCATTACGTCGAAGGGGTCTCCTGTCCTCATTGTTTCAGGACACCCCAAGAGCAACAGGAATTAACTCTCGCGGAACATCGGCTAAGGTTGAAACAAGTCACCGCGCCGTTGCCGGGAAGTGTACCCAAGGATAATTATCGGCCTCTGAAAATCCATGCCCGGCACGATGGCTGGCAGATCCTCGAATTTCTTTGCGATGTACTGGGCCATCTGCCGAGAGAAGAATGGCAATCGCGTTGTGCCGCAGGCAATGTGGTCGATGCCGAGCATCGACCGGTAGTGGAAACGCAGATCGTTCATCCCGGCGAACAGTACTACACCTGCGAGCGTTTGCAAATCGAACCGGAAGTGAATGGCGATATCGGCATTCTTTACGAAGATGCGGCATTGATCGTTTTGAATAAACCGGTTCCTTTGCCTATGCATCCCAGTGGCCGGTTCAATCGCAATACACTGCAATCGATTTTGCGGGAAGTCTACGCTCCGCAGAAGCCGCGGCCGGCGCATCGGCTGGATGCCAATACCTCCGGCGTGGCCGTGTTTACGCGGAAGGCGAGTTTTGCCCAGATTTTGCAGCCGCAGTTCGAACGAGGGGAAGTGCAGAAGGTTTATTTGGCGCGAGTGCAGGGAACGCCGATGGCCAAACATTTTGAATGCCGGGCCGCAATCGGAACCAGCACCGGACATTGCGGCGCGAGGATTATTGATGAGGAGAATGGTCTACCGGCCCATACCGAATTTGAACTGAGTCGATCTTTCGAAGATGGCACGACGCTTTTGAAGGTGACGCCGTATACGGGCCGGACCAATCAGATTCGGGTGCATCTCTGGTATTTGGGTCTGCCGATTGTGGGCGATCCGATGTATCGGCCGAATCGCGAATTGGGAGAAGTTCAGACGCTGGGTCGAGACGATCAGCCGTTGTGTTTACACGCGTGGAAATTGACTTTCACGCATCCCCAGGATCAGAAGCTGGTGACTTTTGAGGCCCCGCCGCCGGGGTGGGGGGAGTGA